The nucleotide window ttttgttttatgtgtcgacttttaaaacaatgatgttgtggtaactCTTAAAACTCAatgaatggatgactatcatatgttttatattcatatagcattgttatgattgtgctatggtattaagaagtcacaccaaataaacccacgcttccgcaaaagcaaGGGTGTGACATCATGAATGTTGCGCGGCCTTCGTAACTTCTACATGAAGTTTGTAGTAACTTTGAGCGGGAaaaacctcgaattttgaattctgaCAGGTTGGTGCAAATGTCATTGatggcgacgtttgagttgactgTTGACACGGCGATCAGCATACTGTTACTGACGGTTCAGCTTTCCGTCAGgtgagtgaggcccacgcgcacgtggtaaccgtcactccgAAAATCCCGCCTTACGTGGCAGCTGCTGATTGGTTAGGCGCGTGGTGAATCCGGCACGTTTACCATCGCTTTAAATGTAATGTGTATATATATCCGACGATAGGAGAGAGGATTTGCACAATCCTTCTTCTACTCTCTCTTTTCTCCCTCGAAcattcaaaacatcttcaaatcttcaaagaTTTCAAAgcaaatcttcaagtttttcttgAACATTCTTCGAGTTTCCCAGAGTAGTAAGGTCTTTACATTCAAGTACTCTCTTGGCTGAAGAAGTTCACGTTGAAGAAGGACCAGTCCCTATTCTCAAGTGGGATCAGGGGCTGTTTGAACAACTAGTTCGAGGCTTTTAGTTTCCGGCAGAGTGGGATACCCGGTATCCTCAACAAGGGCAGACGGCCGCCGATGCACCACCAGGTTACATCACTCTTTTCGCCGACTTCTTTCTTGAGGGCAACTTTCGGTTGCCGGCCACCCATTTCATGGCGACGATCCTGCATTTTTATGGCTTTCACATCTCGCAGATGAGTCCCATGGGAATGGTCAGGGTTCGGCACTTTGAGCTTCTTTGCAGATCCCATGGGCTCGAGCCTGACCTTCACAAGTTTAGGTCGATGTATCAGTTGATCAGAAATATGGGTTTCTATTCTTTCGCTCTTCGGAATGTGAAGAAAATCATGCTGAATCCTCCTAAGAGTTTCCATGATTGGAAAATGAAGTTTTTCTTTATCCGAGAAAAAGTCATGCCCATTGCAATGATTTTTTCGAGAATCTGATGAGATTGTGAAGGAGGATCTCCCCTTACCGAAGAAGGAGATGTGGTATGTGCGCTTGACTGCTACGCCCAACATGATCTTTGGAGAACAGGTGCTTGTCGCTGCTGGCATGAGCGATAGATAGCCTGCGCGCAGCACAGAGGTTCCGGTTTTGTTGCTCAATGGCGAGGGTATGTcctatgttttcttgttttttgATTATGTGATAGTAATGCATGATCATTCCTTGTTGATGCAGTCAAGCAGCTGTATCAAGCCGCTTTTACTACCTTCGGATGAGCTATGGGTGTGCGCCCCTTGGAGTCCGGCGAGGTATACTGGTATGAACAAATTAAGGACAACTTCATGTACCCTCCCGCTGGAGTCTTTGCTAATCCTCCCGCTGCAACTGAAGGTGCGCATCTACCCAACCCCAGGCCCTTGCGTGTTGTTACTTCCGCTGGGAAAAAGATTCTTTATCTTTCCAGTGAGGAGTCTGTAGGGTCATCGAATAGGGAGCTAAGTTCCtggtctaacatctttgcaggtgtgttgcgcaaCCTAGGAATAGACCCtgatgagaagaagaagaaagcggGCAAGAAGAAGTCGAAGAAGGTGATAACCATTGATGCTGAAGCGACCAGCAAGAAGGGCGGGAGTAGCCGCGCAACTGCTGGAGCCGCTGATAAAGGTACTCTTCGATTTCAGAGTAACCGCTGGAAAACCATCACCACAAGcaccatcacctccacctccACAGTCGCCATCACCTTTCAGGTGCCACCAACACCATCACTGCAAAAACCAGCACCGCCGTAATCATCACCAGCAAATCGTCTTCACAACCACCACCACTAATCATGTTCAACAGGTCTCAAACAAATCAACACCGCAGTGGTGGCGACGGCGATGACACAATTGTCGTCTTCGTCTTCTCCGGCGGTGGACTGGAACCCTAACTGGTAGGAATCGCAGCAATGACTCTGATCATCGCTGTCAATTCACTGTTGAACTCTCTTCTCCGTCATCTAAGACCCTACGTCGCCGCCAAGTGCCTGAACCCTAACCCACAGTCAACATCCTCGGAGTCGCCATGGACCACGGTAATCACCATCTAACATAGTTGCACATTACCGAACCCTAATCACTACTTGTTGTTGTCTGAATCAGAACCATCTCGATCTTTGTTTTTGAATGGAGGCAATGGTGAGAGAGGAATAGAGAGAGATAGAGGTGTCGTGGTGGTGAGGGTAGTGTGGTGGGGTGAGGtgggtggtgatgatgatggtggggGGGGTATAATGTTGTGGTGGTGGTTCATATGAGGTTGTGGGTTGTGTGTGGAAGATAAAGTTGGTAAGAGTTACAATTAAAATGTAGTGGTGGGGTCCACTTATATTTATAAATGATCTATTAATGTTTTACTTTTTAATGCACGTtagttttgtcatttcacatccacttaactgtgaaaactaactgatgttaggcctaaggactatccgagaacgaaaACTGAAAAGTTGGGAACTATAGAGGTAATTTTAGAAGGTTAGGAATAAAGATGAAAAAAAGGCCAAACTACatggactatccgagcatttaactctaaaaaagACGACCTAAACTTTTAACAACGTTTTTTTAAAAGGTAATGCAAACCTTTATATCATAAAAAATACACCAGGACCCATAAGGCCACCCACTATGGTGATTAAATTGTTCAATCGGTTGCAACGTGGATATTAAGACAAAATTGAAAGAAATCATTTTAATCAAATAATTGACTTTAATGCACGACCAGATTGTGATGGCAACCATTGTTTGCAATCAACTTTAATTCTTTTTTCTATTATTTAACTTCTATTTCTTAAaaatatttaattctttttttcgtttttaattcttttttctattatttaacttctatttcttaaaaatatttaattctttttttcgtttttattatttaacttgTATTTCTTTATATAATAAAATTTGTAAATTATAACCGAAATAGTAGTCTAAAGACAAGACACTACCATTCCAGTTGCAATTTACAAATTTTAACAACTAAATTAGTAAATACAAGACAGCAGCAAAGAAGAAACAGGGTTTTGGTGATGGCAAAGAGATTGCTTGGTTCCCAGCTCTTTGTCAGCAGTAATCCTCTCTCATCTCCTGAAACCCTAATTTCTCCCTTTCGCTACGAGTAATTAAAGATCGCTATAACTTACATGTAGGATTGTCGTTTTACACTACTCCTAAGGACTTGAAAAGACTCTTTTCACCATTCGGTGCAATCACTGAAGGTACATGTTCATTTTCACATTTCTTTTTGCTAATTTTAATCATCCCCTGCTTAATTACATGCCAAAATTGGTCGCCTTTTGTCGAATTAAATGTGGGCTATCATATTTTTAAACCCTAATTCATGTGTTGCAGCTAGACTTGTTGTTGATCCAAAAACTCAGAGGCCAAAAGGGTTTGGGTTTGTTACATTTGAATCAGATGTTGATGCACAGAATGCATTGAAAGCTATGAATGGGAAGGTAATTTCTTATCTTTGCAAGTTATTAAGATTTTTGGTGTATGATAAAGTTTAAATCTTTAATCTCAGAACCTGGAGTCAAGAAAATGTGAATGGTTAAATACTTATATTACACTTTTGATTTGAACTGAAATGATTCGGAGAACTATTTGAGTTTGTTGTTATATGATGTCAAGAAATAAAGATGTTAATGTTATTAGGGTTCCAATTACAAGGGTAAATCtcatcaatagcaaagctaaggtagggtctgaggagggtaagatgtagatggccttacctctaccctgtagGTATAGaaaggctgcttccagtgagacccctagctcgatagtagttttgcatcaagccttggacataaggcacacaACACTCAACGATTGGGACAAAGGCTGATTAGTGCATggacccccttgtctttcggctatcaacgccaccacatgatgcatgattaaccgtcccccacttttaacgttattttcacgatattagtaaaataacgttaaaattagtgcactttcacttttgacCCCTgagggcccacacatatatacattatatacaCGTACCGCAAATGGGTCGCATACAAGGGTATATGATGATGGGAAACGAAATCGGGCGAAGAGTGTCACCAAAGTTCCAAATTTT belongs to Helianthus annuus cultivar XRQ/B chromosome 5, HanXRQr2.0-SUNRISE, whole genome shotgun sequence and includes:
- the LOC110939987 gene encoding small RNA-binding protein 11, chloroplastic, whose translation is MAKRLLGSQLFVSRLSFYTTPKDLKRLFSPFGAITEARLVVDPKTQRPKGFGFVTFESDVDAQNALKAMNGKIIDGRLIFVEVAKTITPEQGDDNVK